One window of the Janthinobacterium sp. PAMC25594 genome contains the following:
- a CDS encoding aspartate carbamoyltransferase catalytic subunit — MLNPQLNKHGELQHLLTIEGLPKSIVNHILDTASSFVGISDRDVKKVPLMRGKSVFNLFFENSTRTRTTFEIASKRLSADVINLNIQASSASKGESLLDTIDNLSAMHADMFVVRHAQSGAPYLIAKHLIDTKQPHVHVVNAGDGRHAHPTQGLLDMYTIRHYKKDFTNLTVAIVGDILHSRVARSDIHALTTLGVPEVRAIGPHTLLPGGLEQMGVRTFTNMDEGLKGVDVIIMLRLQNERMSGALLPSAQEYFKSYGLTPERLALAKPDAIVMHPGPMNRGVEIDSAVADGPQAVILPQVTFGIAVRMAVMSILAGNQG; from the coding sequence ATGCTTAATCCGCAACTGAATAAACACGGCGAACTGCAACATCTGCTGACGATCGAAGGCTTGCCGAAGTCTATCGTCAACCACATCCTCGATACCGCTTCCTCGTTCGTCGGCATCTCCGACCGCGATGTGAAAAAGGTGCCGCTGATGCGCGGCAAGAGCGTTTTCAACCTGTTCTTTGAAAACTCCACGCGCACCCGCACCACCTTCGAGATCGCCTCGAAGCGCCTGTCGGCCGATGTCATCAACCTGAACATCCAGGCTTCGTCGGCCAGCAAGGGCGAGTCCCTGCTCGACACCATCGACAACCTGTCGGCCATGCATGCCGACATGTTCGTCGTGCGCCACGCGCAGTCGGGCGCGCCCTACCTGATCGCCAAGCACCTGATCGACACCAAGCAGCCGCACGTCCACGTCGTCAACGCGGGCGACGGACGCCACGCGCACCCGACCCAGGGACTGCTCGACATGTACACGATCCGCCACTACAAGAAGGATTTCACGAACCTGACGGTGGCCATCGTGGGCGACATCCTGCACAGCCGCGTGGCCCGTTCCGACATCCACGCGCTGACCACCCTGGGCGTGCCGGAAGTGCGCGCCATCGGCCCGCACACTTTGCTGCCGGGCGGCCTGGAACAAATGGGCGTGCGCACCTTCACCAACATGGATGAAGGCTTGAAAGGCGTGGACGTGATCATCATGCTGCGCCTGCAGAACGAACGCATGAGCGGCGCGCTGCTGCCCTCGGCGCAGGAATATTTCAAGAGCTACGGCCTGACGCCCGAGCGCCTGGCGCTGGCGAAACCGGACGCCATCGTCATGCATCCGGGGCCGATGAACCGCGGCGTGGAGATCGATTCGGCCGTGGCCGACGGTCCGCAGGCGGTGATCCTGCCGCAGGTGACGTTCGGTATCGCTGTGCGCATGGCGGTGATGAGTATTTTGGCTGGTAATCAGGGCTGA
- a CDS encoding YqgE/AlgH family protein: MQGVGEPAATGFSTLNLANHFLIAMPAMQDPIFGGTVVYVCEHNENGVLGVVINKPTDMTMEVLFDRIDLKLAAGSDTPIINEPIMFGGPVQDDRGFVLHTPGAHYSSSLTVTDEIAFTTSIDVLEAVAKGDGPERLLVSIGYSGWSPGQLEDEIGRNGWLTVGASADILFDFPIEQRYVAAIKLLGIDPLMLASEAGHA; encoded by the coding sequence ATGCAGGGTGTGGGAGAGCCGGCCGCGACAGGTTTCTCCACCTTGAATCTGGCCAACCATTTCCTGATTGCGATGCCGGCCATGCAAGATCCGATCTTCGGCGGCACGGTCGTCTACGTTTGTGAACATAATGAAAACGGCGTGCTGGGCGTCGTCATCAACAAACCCACCGACATGACCATGGAAGTGCTGTTCGACCGCATCGACCTGAAACTGGCGGCCGGCAGCGACACACCCATCATCAATGAACCGATCATGTTCGGCGGCCCCGTGCAGGACGACCGCGGCTTCGTGCTGCATACGCCGGGCGCGCACTATTCCTCGTCGCTGACGGTGACCGATGAAATCGCGTTTACCACCTCGATCGACGTGCTCGAAGCCGTCGCCAAGGGTGATGGTCCCGAGCGCCTGCTCGTCTCGATCGGCTATTCGGGCTGGAGCCCGGGCCAGCTGGAAGACGAGATCGGCCGCAACGGCTGGCTGACGGTGGGTGCCTCGGCCGACATCCTGTTTGACTTCCCCATCGAGCAGCGTTACGTGGCGGCCATCAAATTGCTGGGCATCGACCCCCTCATGCTGGCATCGGAAGCCGGACACGCATGA
- a CDS encoding dihydroorotase, with amino-acid sequence MTTLHIKNGHLIDPANGIDGLQDLFIADGKVLAVGSAPAGFKADTTFDAAGLVVSPGLVDLSARLREPGYEYKATLESELQAALQGGVTSLVCPPDTDPVLDEPGLVEMLKYRAKTQNKAHVHPLGALTMGLKGKSLTEMAELTEAGCIGFAQAEEPIEDTTVLLRAMQYANTFGYTVWLRPQDPHIGRGGIAHSGPLASRLGLSGVPVMSETIALHTIFELMRASRARVHLCRISSAAGLELIRAAKAEGLPVTCDVGVHHVHLTDADIGFFDSNARVTPPFRSQRDRDAIRAGLLDGTVDAMCSDHTPVDDDEKLLPFGEASPGATGLELLLSLALKWADDYALNQPQAGARPLARAVAKVTSDAARVAGIPAGSLAVGEAADICVFDPAARWTVSSASLASQGKHTPFLGYELSGIVKATIVAGRVAFQR; translated from the coding sequence ATGACGACACTACATATCAAGAACGGCCACCTGATCGACCCTGCCAACGGCATCGATGGCTTGCAAGACCTGTTTATCGCCGATGGAAAAGTGCTGGCCGTGGGCAGCGCCCCGGCCGGTTTCAAGGCTGACACCACGTTTGATGCGGCCGGCCTGGTGGTTTCCCCCGGCCTGGTCGACCTGTCTGCGCGCCTGCGCGAGCCGGGCTATGAATACAAGGCGACGCTGGAATCGGAACTGCAGGCGGCCTTGCAAGGCGGCGTCACGAGCCTGGTCTGCCCGCCCGACACCGACCCGGTGTTAGATGAGCCGGGTCTGGTGGAGATGCTGAAATACCGCGCCAAGACGCAGAACAAGGCCCACGTGCACCCGCTGGGCGCGCTGACCATGGGCTTGAAAGGCAAGTCGCTGACGGAAATGGCGGAACTGACGGAAGCGGGCTGCATCGGCTTCGCGCAGGCGGAAGAGCCGATCGAAGACACCACCGTGCTGTTGCGCGCGATGCAGTACGCGAATACCTTCGGCTACACGGTCTGGTTGCGCCCGCAAGATCCGCATATCGGCCGTGGCGGCATCGCCCACAGTGGTCCGCTGGCGTCGCGCCTGGGCCTGTCCGGCGTGCCCGTGATGTCCGAAACCATCGCCCTGCACACGATCTTTGAATTGATGCGCGCCAGCCGCGCGCGCGTGCACCTGTGCCGCATTTCGTCGGCGGCGGGCCTGGAACTGATCCGCGCTGCCAAGGCCGAAGGCTTGCCCGTCACCTGCGACGTGGGCGTGCACCATGTGCACCTGACGGACGCCGACATCGGCTTTTTCGACTCGAACGCGCGCGTCACGCCGCCGTTCCGCAGCCAGCGCGACCGCGATGCGATCCGCGCCGGCCTGCTGGATGGCACGGTCGACGCCATGTGCTCGGACCATACGCCCGTTGACGACGATGAAAAACTGCTGCCGTTCGGCGAAGCGTCGCCCGGTGCCACGGGTCTGGAACTGCTGCTGTCGCTGGCCCTGAAATGGGCCGACGACTATGCCTTGAACCAGCCGCAAGCGGGTGCCCGTCCACTGGCGCGCGCCGTGGCCAAGGTCACGTCCGACGCGGCCCGTGTCGCCGGCATCCCAGCCGGCAGCCTGGCCGTGGGCGAAGCGGCCGACATCTGCGTCTTCGATCCCGCCGCGCGCTGGACCGTGTCGTCGGCGTCGCTGGCCAGCCAGGGCAAGCACACGCCTTTCCTCGGCTATGAGCTGAGCGGCATCGTCAAGGCGACCATCGTGGCTGGACGGGTGGCGTTTCAGCGTTAA
- the pyrR gene encoding bifunctional pyr operon transcriptional regulator/uracil phosphoribosyltransferase PyrR, translating to MPHLTNPSQLDAEALYAVLLQQVQSGLAGIPNVAIVGIHSGGAWLAERLARDLNLLDRLGVLDVSFYRDDFAQKGLHADVKPTQIAFDVAGATILLVDDVLYTGRTTRAAINELFDYGRPAKIMLAALVDRGERQLPVAADFVAAFTAVPAGQALVLKQADDGKFTLTIDTHHA from the coding sequence ATGCCGCATCTTACGAATCCTTCCCAACTCGACGCCGAGGCCCTGTACGCTGTCTTGCTGCAGCAGGTGCAGAGCGGCCTGGCGGGCATCCCCAACGTGGCCATCGTCGGCATCCATTCGGGTGGCGCCTGGCTGGCCGAACGCCTGGCGCGCGACCTGAACCTGCTCGACCGCCTGGGCGTGCTCGACGTGTCGTTCTACCGCGACGACTTCGCGCAGAAAGGCCTGCATGCCGACGTCAAGCCGACGCAGATCGCCTTCGACGTGGCCGGCGCCACCATCCTGCTGGTCGACGACGTGCTGTACACGGGCCGCACCACGCGCGCGGCCATTAATGAATTGTTCGACTATGGCCGTCCGGCCAAGATCATGCTGGCCGCCCTGGTCGACCGCGGCGAGCGCCAGTTGCCGGTGGCCGCCGATTTCGTGGCTGCCTTCACTGCCGTGCCGGCGGGCCAGGCCCTGGTCCTGAAGCAAGCCGACGATGGAAAATTCACGCTCACCATAGATACCCACCATGCTTAA
- a CDS encoding deoxyribodipyrimidine photo-lyase: protein MTIKTSLVWFRRDLRAFDHAALHHALRQSQAVHCVFVYDTAILAALPRRDRRVDFIHASVAELADELRQLGGDLIVLHADAAEAIPRLAAELNADAVFANHDYEPQAIARDRRVAAALTHETRLWFSFKDQVIFEKDEVLTLSAKPYTVYTPYKNAWLKKMRAEPGCLAPFAIEPHAASLAPPRSGTPAPLPTLGELGFEASNLAELAIPTGMSGASTLFEDFLPRLARYDVARDFPALKGPSYLSMHLRFGTVSLRYLVRSVVDLMDRGGGGDGAPVWLAELIWRDFYAMILYQNPHVEGGAFKPAYDAIAWESGPEADAAFAAWCEGRTGYPLVDAAMAQLNQTGYMHNRLRMVTACFLIKDLGIDWRRGEAYFALHLNDFDLASNNGGWQWASSSGCDAQPYFRIFNPITQSEKFDANGRFIRRYLPQLKALGDKEIHAPWLVPRMLLEQKNIVLGRDYPEPIVQHDEARKETLERYAVVKVAG from the coding sequence ATGACAATTAAGACTTCCCTGGTGTGGTTCCGGCGCGATCTGCGCGCATTTGACCATGCTGCATTGCATCACGCCCTGCGCCAGAGCCAGGCCGTGCATTGTGTCTTCGTATACGACACCGCCATCCTGGCAGCGCTGCCGCGCCGCGACCGGCGGGTCGATTTCATCCATGCCAGCGTGGCCGAACTGGCCGACGAGCTGCGCCAGCTGGGCGGCGACCTGATCGTGCTGCACGCGGACGCCGCCGAAGCCATCCCGCGCCTGGCCGCCGAGCTGAACGCCGACGCCGTGTTTGCCAACCACGACTACGAACCGCAAGCGATCGCCCGCGACCGCAGGGTAGCGGCCGCGCTCACGCACGAGACGCGCCTGTGGTTCAGTTTCAAGGACCAGGTGATCTTTGAAAAAGACGAGGTATTGACGCTCTCGGCCAAACCCTACACCGTCTACACGCCGTATAAAAATGCCTGGCTGAAGAAAATGCGCGCCGAACCCGGCTGCCTGGCGCCGTTCGCTATCGAACCGCACGCGGCCAGCCTGGCGCCGCCGCGCAGCGGCACGCCGGCCCCGCTGCCCACCTTGGGGGAGCTGGGTTTCGAGGCCAGCAACCTGGCCGAACTGGCCATTCCCACCGGCATGTCGGGCGCCAGCACGCTGTTCGAGGATTTCCTGCCACGCCTGGCCCGCTATGACGTGGCGCGCGATTTTCCTGCCCTGAAGGGGCCGTCGTATTTGTCCATGCATCTGCGCTTCGGCACCGTGTCGCTGCGCTACCTGGTGCGCAGCGTGGTCGACCTGATGGACCGGGGCGGTGGCGGCGACGGCGCGCCCGTGTGGCTGGCCGAACTGATCTGGCGCGATTTCTACGCCATGATTTTGTACCAGAACCCGCATGTGGAAGGCGGCGCCTTCAAGCCGGCCTACGATGCGATCGCCTGGGAAAGCGGCCCCGAAGCCGATGCCGCCTTTGCGGCCTGGTGCGAGGGACGCACCGGCTATCCGCTGGTGGACGCGGCCATGGCACAGCTGAACCAGACCGGCTATATGCACAACCGGCTGCGCATGGTCACGGCCTGCTTTTTGATCAAGGATCTGGGCATCGACTGGCGCCGCGGCGAAGCATATTTCGCGCTGCACCTGAATGACTTCGACCTGGCGTCGAACAACGGCGGCTGGCAATGGGCTTCGTCGTCCGGTTGCGATGCGCAGCCCTACTTCCGCATCTTCAATCCCATCACGCAGTCGGAAAAATTCGATGCGAACGGGCGCTTCATCCGCCGCTACCTGCCGCAGCTGAAGGCGCTGGGCGACAAGGAAATCCACGCGCCCTGGCTGGTGCCGCGCATGCTGCTCGAGCAAAAAAACATCGTGCTGGGACGCGACTATCCTGAACCCATCGTGCAGCACGACGAGGCGCGCAAGGAGACGCTGGAGCGCTATGCGGTGGTGAAGGTGGCGGGGTAA
- the ruvX gene encoding Holliday junction resolvase RuvX yields the protein MSGDAIDTILAFDFGLKRIGVAIGNSMICQAKPLSVITATANEPKFAAIDSLIREWGASRIVVGLPSHPDGTEHEMSARCRRFANQVHGRFNLPVELVDERYSSAVIAAKRGEVIDDRAAAIILQQYFDANY from the coding sequence ATGAGCGGTGACGCCATCGACACCATCCTCGCCTTCGATTTCGGCTTGAAACGCATCGGCGTGGCCATCGGCAATAGCATGATTTGCCAGGCCAAGCCGCTCAGCGTGATCACGGCCACGGCGAATGAGCCGAAGTTTGCCGCCATCGATAGCCTGATCAGGGAGTGGGGCGCCAGCCGCATCGTGGTGGGCCTGCCCAGCCATCCCGATGGCACGGAACACGAGATGAGCGCGCGTTGCCGCCGTTTCGCCAACCAGGTGCATGGCCGCTTCAACCTGCCGGTGGAACTGGTCGACGAGCGCTATTCCTCGGCCGTCATCGCCGCCAAGCGCGGCGAAGTCATCGACGACCGCGCCGCCGCCATCATCCTGCAACAGTATTTCGACGCGAATTATTAA
- a CDS encoding Hpt domain-containing protein translates to MSTPDSPQQSKPFDSEPLSWVMVEIREALGRSKTALFEAGGREREERATALQHARSHLHQAHGALVMVDVVGASLLTDGAEQALARLRDGSLEYTLDHAQIVAALYQALTEYLEDLVAGTPPQPTRLFPYYRDLQTMLGAERIHPADLFFPPASMLEGHAIALAEAPPAADYPAWRGRFEKSLLPFLKAQNDAARRQHASDLHATLTLVADAQQEAPARTFWFAMQAFAGLAASGEGMGTLNVKQLFGLINLQLRRLAQGTASLPEAMLRDALFFIAAAPEPTSEARQLRAAFALEGMVPADLETRRYGQVDQEALQGARAALAQARASWSRLAQADLDPALGDAFEQSLQQVAAQTDILKQPALASLLRECAAVARLAVASGRSAALENEIGMALLFADTGLEQVRRLPDDFAGNAETIAARLQALLAGEAPPPVTAGELSRQIEQGQTVAALAEDMKTGLRQVEKALNAYYADASREAALDGVAPVLEQLQQQLAGLGQEDARAAVLQVDAAVRQLAAGDANADAKAEAHAGALDEIAQNVSALGFFVDMLGRNAQAASGRFHFDAAAGTFRALPFEKVAAAGAVPVPLLDQALAPAAPAGMDAAPAVTDVDAQMLDIFIAEAREVLAFVDTTLALPREQAASGEHLAMLRRSFHTLKGSSRMIGLAQFAEAAGAIERVMNIWLAEARPVSDDLFTLLNYGWYQLSEWVAELEGGAGREREAGMLLAAAERVREGGPFELRKPRPASAAPLAGNGNVIGFPSATAPAAHEAPDDNLKHVGELRVSLPLYNIYLAETDELLRVLTRDFGEWRHEQRAVSADALQAVHTLAGTSGTVGFQSLRDMAHALETVIETVVPPLAGLRAEQHDVLEQATQRIAQMLQAFALGDLAPTQPDMIEALNTLWRALTAPSGESQEARLDALFAAAYASIVGAPAQAAEPLAEVPLPQLETLFEATYASIVADALQPVAAEVPAPAPVQDSGASDDLFDAGFEHAPSLEHAAPEAPAPAIMPADAAALLAASAGISDELDLDLLSVFLEEGADLLPQIGEALRSWQQQPHDSGQAQMLLRTLHTVKGSARMAGAMRLGQHAHEIETHIENMLHAGTATPQAFEELLAHYDHALHLFEQLQQPLLPLPGMEDTPAAEPKAALVRVRADILDRLVNQAGEVSITRSKMENEVGVLGASLSEFSDNLARLRRQLREVEMQAESQIASRMAVGSEREFDPLEFDRFTRLQELTRMMAESVNDVASFHENLSLSVDAVTDDLVLQARLTRELQRDLMQIRMVPFASIAERLFRVARQSAKEVDKRVNLDIRGGGVEIDRSVLERMAALFEHLLRNAIVHGVEPRAARLEAGKSETGELLVQVSQQGNEVAIAFSDDGAGLDLERIRAKAHGAGLVATDAPLSDAQAAELIFTPGFSTADSLTELAGRGFGMDIVRSEALALGGRVETLTQAGLGMRFTIHLPLTLAVTQVVLLAANGKTYALPSVLVEQVLHLKGEQLEQVRAAGRIESHGQSLALHHLSAMLGETPAAQATQRHAPVLLLRNGNDRLALQVDDVVGNREVVVKHVGPQLARMPGIAGATVLGTGDIVLILNPVALAQHLEHHPELLSQYALASSEQHAASSALAVPAVRVMVVDDSLTVRRVMQRLFEREGYQVLLAKDGLDALEQLHALEPAAMPAVLLVDVEMPRMDGFDLTRNVRSDDKTRAIPIIMVTSRSADKHRAHAFELGVNAYFGKPFQEEELLVEVGCLLGGDVA, encoded by the coding sequence ATGAGCACACCTGATAGTCCGCAGCAGTCCAAGCCGTTCGACAGCGAACCTTTGTCGTGGGTGATGGTGGAAATCCGCGAGGCGCTGGGCCGCTCGAAAACGGCGCTGTTCGAGGCGGGCGGCCGCGAGCGCGAGGAACGCGCCACGGCCCTGCAGCATGCACGCTCGCATCTGCACCAGGCGCATGGCGCGCTGGTGATGGTGGACGTGGTTGGCGCCAGCCTGCTGACGGATGGCGCGGAACAGGCGCTGGCGCGCTTGCGCGACGGCAGCCTCGAATATACGCTCGACCATGCGCAGATCGTCGCCGCACTGTATCAGGCCCTGACCGAGTACCTGGAAGACCTGGTGGCCGGCACGCCGCCGCAGCCGACGCGTTTGTTCCCCTACTACCGCGACCTGCAAACCATGCTGGGCGCCGAGCGCATCCACCCGGCCGACCTGTTTTTTCCGCCTGCATCGATGCTGGAAGGGCATGCCATCGCGCTGGCGGAGGCGCCGCCGGCAGCCGATTACCCTGCCTGGCGCGGGCGCTTTGAAAAGTCTTTGCTGCCCTTTCTGAAAGCGCAGAATGATGCGGCGCGGCGCCAGCACGCCAGCGACTTGCATGCCACCTTGACCCTGGTGGCCGACGCGCAGCAGGAAGCGCCGGCGCGTACCTTCTGGTTCGCCATGCAGGCGTTTGCGGGACTGGCGGCCAGCGGCGAGGGCATGGGCACGCTCAACGTCAAACAGTTGTTCGGCCTGATCAACCTGCAATTGCGCCGCCTGGCGCAGGGCACGGCCAGCCTGCCCGAAGCGATGTTGCGCGACGCCCTGTTCTTCATCGCCGCGGCACCCGAGCCCACATCTGAGGCACGTCAGCTGCGCGCCGCCTTCGCGCTGGAAGGCATGGTGCCCGCCGACCTGGAAACGCGGCGTTACGGCCAGGTCGACCAGGAGGCCTTGCAAGGCGCACGCGCGGCCCTGGCGCAGGCGCGCGCCAGCTGGAGTCGTCTGGCGCAAGCCGACCTCGATCCTGCCCTGGGCGACGCATTCGAACAGTCCTTGCAGCAGGTGGCGGCACAGACCGACATCCTGAAGCAGCCGGCCCTGGCCAGCCTGCTGCGCGAATGCGCGGCCGTGGCGCGGCTAGCCGTGGCCAGCGGGCGCAGCGCGGCGCTGGAAAATGAAATCGGCATGGCGCTGCTGTTTGCCGACACGGGGCTGGAGCAGGTGCGCCGCCTGCCCGACGATTTTGCTGGCAATGCGGAAACCATCGCCGCGCGCCTGCAGGCGCTGTTGGCTGGTGAAGCGCCGCCACCCGTCACGGCGGGCGAGCTGTCGCGCCAGATCGAGCAGGGCCAGACGGTGGCCGCGCTGGCCGAGGACATGAAGACGGGTCTGCGCCAGGTGGAAAAGGCGCTCAATGCGTATTACGCGGATGCCTCGCGGGAAGCGGCACTCGACGGCGTCGCCCCCGTGCTGGAACAGTTGCAGCAGCAGCTGGCCGGGCTGGGACAGGAAGACGCGCGCGCCGCCGTGCTGCAGGTCGATGCGGCCGTGCGGCAGCTGGCCGCTGGCGACGCCAATGCGGACGCCAAGGCGGAGGCCCACGCCGGGGCGCTCGACGAGATCGCGCAAAATGTCAGCGCGCTGGGATTTTTTGTCGATATGCTGGGCCGCAACGCGCAAGCGGCCAGCGGGCGTTTCCATTTTGATGCCGCCGCCGGCACCTTCCGCGCGCTGCCATTTGAAAAAGTCGCCGCCGCCGGTGCCGTACCGGTGCCCTTGCTCGACCAGGCCCTGGCGCCCGCCGCGCCCGCCGGCATGGATGCCGCGCCGGCAGTGACCGATGTCGATGCGCAGATGCTCGACATCTTCATCGCCGAAGCGCGCGAAGTGCTGGCCTTTGTCGACACCACCCTGGCCCTGCCGCGCGAGCAGGCCGCCAGCGGCGAGCACCTGGCCATGCTGCGCCGCTCGTTCCACACCTTGAAAGGCAGCAGCCGCATGATCGGCCTGGCGCAGTTCGCCGAGGCGGCCGGCGCCATCGAACGCGTGATGAATATCTGGCTGGCCGAAGCGCGCCCTGTCAGCGATGATCTGTTCACCCTGCTCAATTACGGCTGGTACCAGCTCAGCGAATGGGTGGCGGAACTGGAAGGCGGCGCGGGGCGCGAGCGCGAGGCCGGCATGCTGCTGGCGGCGGCCGAGCGCGTGCGCGAAGGCGGTCCGTTCGAACTGCGCAAGCCTCGCCCGGCATCGGCCGCACCGCTGGCCGGCAACGGCAATGTGATCGGCTTTCCGTCCGCCACGGCGCCCGCCGCCCACGAAGCGCCTGACGATAACCTCAAGCACGTCGGTGAACTGCGCGTCAGCCTCCCCTTGTACAACATTTACCTGGCCGAGACGGATGAATTGCTGCGCGTGCTCACGCGCGACTTTGGCGAATGGCGCCATGAACAGCGTGCCGTCAGCGCGGACGCGCTGCAAGCCGTGCATACCTTGGCGGGAACGTCGGGCACGGTGGGTTTCCAGTCCCTGCGCGACATGGCGCACGCGCTGGAAACGGTGATCGAGACGGTGGTGCCGCCGCTGGCCGGCCTGCGCGCCGAACAGCACGACGTGCTGGAACAGGCCACGCAGCGCATCGCGCAAATGCTGCAGGCGTTCGCGCTGGGCGACCTGGCGCCAACGCAGCCGGACATGATCGAAGCGCTCAATACCCTGTGGCGCGCCCTGACGGCGCCGTCCGGCGAGAGCCAGGAAGCGCGGCTCGACGCCCTGTTTGCGGCCGCCTACGCCAGCATCGTCGGCGCGCCGGCGCAAGCTGCCGAGCCACTCGCCGAAGTCCCTCTGCCGCAGCTCGAGACCTTGTTCGAGGCGACGTATGCGAGCATCGTCGCCGACGCGCTGCAACCCGTTGCGGCTGAAGTGCCGGCACCAGCGCCGGTGCAGGACAGCGGCGCCAGCGACGACCTGTTCGACGCCGGCTTCGAGCACGCGCCGTCGTTGGAGCACGCGGCGCCGGAAGCGCCGGCGCCCGCCATCATGCCGGCCGATGCGGCCGCGCTGCTGGCGGCGAGCGCCGGCATCAGCGATGAACTCGACCTCGATTTATTGTCCGTCTTCCTGGAAGAGGGTGCCGACCTGCTGCCGCAGATCGGCGAGGCGCTGCGCAGCTGGCAGCAGCAGCCGCACGACAGCGGCCAGGCGCAGATGCTGCTGCGCACCCTGCATACGGTCAAGGGCAGCGCGCGCATGGCCGGCGCCATGCGCCTGGGCCAGCATGCGCATGAAATCGAGACGCATATCGAAAACATGCTGCACGCGGGCACCGCCACGCCGCAGGCCTTCGAGGAATTGCTGGCCCATTACGACCATGCGCTGCACCTGTTCGAACAGCTGCAGCAACCCTTGCTGCCCTTGCCGGGCATGGAAGACACGCCGGCCGCCGAACCGAAGGCGGCGCTGGTGCGCGTGCGCGCCGATATCCTCGACCGCCTGGTGAACCAGGCCGGCGAAGTGTCGATCACGCGTTCTAAAATGGAAAATGAAGTTGGCGTGCTGGGCGCTTCGCTATCCGAATTTTCCGACAACCTGGCGCGCCTGCGGCGCCAGCTGCGCGAAGTGGAAATGCAGGCCGAATCGCAGATTGCCTCGCGCATGGCCGTCGGCAGCGAGCGCGAATTCGACCCGCTCGAATTCGACCGCTTTACGCGCCTGCAGGAACTCACGCGCATGATGGCCGAAAGCGTCAACGACGTGGCCTCGTTCCATGAAAACCTCAGCCTCAGTGTCGACGCGGTGACGGACGACCTGGTGCTGCAGGCGCGGCTGACGCGCGAGCTGCAGCGCGACCTGATGCAGATCCGCATGGTGCCGTTTGCCAGCATCGCCGAACGGCTGTTCCGCGTGGCGCGGCAAAGCGCCAAGGAAGTCGACAAGCGCGTCAACCTCGACATCCGCGGCGGCGGCGTGGAAATCGACCGCAGCGTGCTCGAACGCATGGCGGCACTGTTCGAGCACCTGCTGCGCAACGCCATCGTGCACGGCGTCGAGCCGCGCGCCGCGCGCCTGGAAGCAGGCAAGAGCGAGACGGGCGAGCTGCTGGTGCAGGTCAGCCAGCAGGGCAATGAAGTGGCGATCGCCTTTTCCGACGACGGCGCGGGACTGGACCTGGAACGCATCCGCGCCAAGGCGCACGGCGCCGGCCTGGTGGCGACGGACGCGCCTTTGAGCGACGCGCAGGCGGCCGAACTGATTTTTACGCCCGGTTTTTCCACCGCCGACAGCCTGACGGAACTGGCAGGGCGCGGTTTTGGCATGGACATCGTGCGCTCCGAAGCGCTGGCCCTCGGCGGGCGCGTGGAAACGCTGACGCAGGCGGGCCTGGGCATGCGCTTCACCATCCACCTGCCGCTGACCCTGGCCGTCACGCAAGTGGTGCTGCTGGCGGCGAACGGCAAGACGTATGCCTTGCCATCGGTACTGGTGGAGCAGGTGCTGCACCTGAAAGGCGAGCAGCTGGAGCAGGTGCGGGCGGCCGGGCGCATCGAGTCGCACGGGCAGTCGCTGGCGCTGCACCACCTGTCGGCCATGTTGGGCGAGACGCCAGCGGCGCAGGCCACGCAGCGCCATGCGCCCGTGCTGCTGCTGAGGAATGGCAATGACAGGCTGGCCTTGCAGGTTGATGACGTGGTGGGCAACCGCGAGGTCGTGGTCAAGCATGTGGGCCCGCAACTGGCGCGCATGCCGGGCATCGCCGGCGCCACGGTGCTGGGCACGGGCGACATCGTGCTGATTCTCAATCCGGTGGCGCTGGCGCAGCACCTCGAGCATCACCCGGAACTGCTGTCGCAGTATGCGCTGGCCAGCAGCGAACAGCACGCCGCCTCCAGCGCACTGGCTGTGCCGGCCGTGCGCGTGATGGTGGTCGACGATTCGCTGACGGTGCGCCGCGTGATGCAGCGTTTGTTCGAGCGCGAAGGCTATCAGGTGCTGCTGGCCAAGGATGGCCTCGATGCGCTGGAGCAGTTGCATGCGCTGGAACCGGCTGCCATGCCGGCCGTGCTGCTGGTCGACGTGGAAATGCCGCGCATGGACGGTTTCGACCTGACGCGCAATGTGCGCAGCGATGACAAGACACGTGCCATCCCCATCATCATGGTCACCTCGCGCAGCGCCGACAAGCACCGCGCGCACGCGTTCGAGCTGGGCGTGAATGCGTATTTCGGCAAGCCGTTCCAGGAAGAGGAATTGCTGGTGGAAGTGGGGTGCTTGCTGGGCGGTGACGTGGCGTAA